Proteins from a genomic interval of Bradyrhizobium sp. CCGB01:
- a CDS encoding ActR/PrrA/RegA family redox response regulator transcription factor codes for MNAIAELNEQTDRSLLIVEDDKPFLERLSRAMETRGFAVTSCDTVSDGLAQIGKAAPAFAVVDLRLGDGNGLDVVSALKKKRPEARAIVLTGYGNIATAVTAVKMGAIDYLSKPADADDVVAALLSTSAEKSELPTNPMSADRVRWEHIQRIYEMCNRNVSETARRLNMHRRTLQRILAKRAPR; via the coding sequence TTGAACGCCATCGCCGAACTGAACGAACAGACCGACCGCTCGCTTCTCATCGTGGAGGACGACAAGCCGTTTCTGGAGCGGCTGTCACGCGCGATGGAGACCCGCGGATTTGCGGTGACGTCATGTGACACCGTCTCGGACGGCCTCGCCCAGATCGGCAAGGCCGCGCCCGCCTTCGCCGTGGTCGACCTTCGCCTCGGCGACGGCAATGGCCTCGACGTCGTCTCCGCACTGAAGAAGAAGCGCCCCGAAGCCCGCGCGATCGTGCTGACCGGCTATGGCAACATCGCCACCGCCGTCACCGCCGTGAAGATGGGTGCGATCGATTATCTCTCGAAGCCCGCGGATGCCGATGACGTCGTCGCCGCGCTGCTGTCGACCAGCGCGGAGAAATCCGAGCTGCCGACCAACCCGATGTCCGCCGACCGCGTCCGCTGGGAGCACATCCAGCGCATCTACGAGATGTGCAACCGCAACGTCTCGGAGACCGCGCGCAGGCTCAACATGCACCGCCGCACCTTGCAGCGCATTCTGGCGAAGCGCGCGCCGAGGTAA
- a CDS encoding MmcB family DNA repair protein, translated as MDSTARNIALVPPPDRRQSETALAIARGTARLLRSLGFTCISELPLPSGRRADLVALNERGEIWIVEIKSSVEDLRADQKWHEYRAHCDRLFFAFTQDLPCEIFPEGTGLIIADAYGAHLHCEAPEHKIAAATRKQMTVRFAMAAALRINRLIDPQGHADFWE; from the coding sequence ATGGACAGCACCGCCCGCAACATCGCCCTCGTTCCACCGCCCGACCGCCGCCAATCCGAGACGGCGCTGGCGATCGCGCGCGGCACGGCGCGGCTGCTGCGTTCGCTCGGCTTTACCTGCATCAGCGAATTGCCGCTGCCGTCGGGCCGGCGCGCCGATCTGGTGGCGCTGAACGAGCGCGGCGAGATCTGGATCGTCGAGATCAAATCGTCGGTCGAGGATCTGCGCGCCGACCAGAAATGGCACGAATACCGTGCCCATTGCGACCGGCTGTTCTTCGCCTTCACGCAGGACCTGCCGTGCGAGATCTTTCCTGAAGGCACCGGCCTGATCATCGCGGATGCCTATGGCGCGCATCTGCACTGCGAGGCGCCCGAGCACAAAATCGCCGCCGCCACGCGCAAGCAGATGACGGTGCGTTTCGCGATGGCGGCAGCCTTGCGGATCAACCGTCTGATCGACCCGCAGGGCCACGCGGATTTCTGGGAATGA
- a CDS encoding ABC transporter ATP-binding protein: protein MTENDKASSRPTVADRASSAAIAVDHLVKVYKQIRAVDDISFSLPRGSITGLLGGNGAGKTTTIAMIMGLVLPTSGRVRVLGHRMPEESAAVLGRMNFESPYVDMPMRLTVRQNLTVFGKLYAVKDLSDRIARLADELDLTDFIDRANGKLSAGQKTRVALAKALINQPELLLLDEPTASLDPDTADWVRAHMERYRKENNATILLASHNMLEVERLCDRVIIMKRGRIEDDDTPEAIMARYNRTTLEEVFLDVARGRVNGAKEAVR, encoded by the coding sequence ATGACCGAGAATGACAAGGCTTCAAGTCGGCCGACTGTCGCGGATCGCGCCTCCTCCGCGGCGATTGCGGTCGATCACCTCGTCAAGGTCTACAAGCAGATCCGCGCGGTCGACGATATCTCCTTTTCGCTGCCGCGCGGTAGCATCACCGGGCTTCTGGGCGGCAACGGCGCCGGCAAGACCACGACCATCGCGATGATCATGGGCCTGGTGCTGCCGACCTCCGGCCGCGTTCGGGTGCTCGGGCATCGGATGCCCGAGGAGAGCGCGGCCGTGCTGGGGCGGATGAATTTCGAGAGCCCCTATGTCGACATGCCGATGCGGCTCACGGTGCGGCAGAACCTCACCGTGTTCGGCAAGCTCTATGCGGTGAAGGACCTCTCCGATCGCATCGCCAGATTGGCCGACGAGCTTGATCTCACGGATTTCATCGACCGCGCCAACGGCAAGCTCTCCGCCGGGCAGAAGACCCGGGTCGCGCTCGCGAAAGCGCTGATCAACCAGCCCGAACTGCTCCTGCTGGACGAGCCCACCGCCTCGCTCGACCCTGACACCGCCGACTGGGTGCGGGCGCATATGGAGCGCTATCGCAAGGAGAACAATGCCACCATCCTCCTGGCCTCGCACAACATGCTCGAGGTCGAGCGTCTGTGCGACCGCGTCATCATCATGAAGCGCGGCCGCATCGAGGACGACGACACGCCGGAGGCAATCATGGCCCGCTACAACCGCACGACACTGGAGGAGGTGTTCCTGGACGTCGCCCGCGGCCGGGTAAACGGTGCGAAGGAGGCGGTGAGATGA
- a CDS encoding alpha-amylase family protein translates to MIDDLWYKNGVIYCLSVGSYMDSNGDGVGDFKGLLRRLDYLHGLGITTIWLMPFQTSPGRDDGYDIADYYSVDSRYGTLGDFVEFAHGCKQRGIRIIIDLVVNHTSDQHHWFKEARRDKNSPYRDWYVWSDKKPAGANKGMVFPGVQKSTWSRDKEAGAYYFHRFYDFQPDLNTSNPHVQAEILKIMGFWIQLGVSGFRMDAVPFVIATKGAKVKKPVEQYDMLRAFREFLQWRQGDAIILAEANVLPETDMEYFGRDADRMHMMFNFHVNQHLFYALASGDSRPLAKALKATRPRPATAQWGLFLRNHDELDLGRLTKAQREIVFKKFGPDKDMQLYDRGIRRRFAPMLGGDRRRLELAYSLMCTLPGTPVIRYGDEIAMGDDLALPERNCARTPMQWSTEPHGGFTKSDKPACPVIDKGPYGYPHVNVAKQRRDPNSMLNWTERIVRMRKEVPEIGWGDFAIIPTRDPAVFIMRYDWRNNSVLFLHNLDEMPREIAFSAGLPGDAGAHLINLLAEDHSHADKRGQHRVVLEPYGYRWYRVGGLDYLLKRSDIDENTVRGKKHPG, encoded by the coding sequence ATGATCGACGATCTCTGGTACAAGAACGGCGTGATCTACTGCCTGTCCGTCGGCTCCTATATGGATTCCAACGGCGACGGCGTCGGCGACTTCAAGGGCCTTCTGCGGCGGCTCGACTACCTCCACGGCCTCGGCATCACCACAATCTGGCTGATGCCGTTCCAGACTTCGCCGGGCCGCGACGACGGCTACGACATTGCCGACTATTACAGCGTCGATTCCCGCTACGGCACGCTCGGCGATTTCGTCGAGTTCGCCCATGGCTGCAAGCAGCGCGGCATCCGCATCATCATCGACCTCGTCGTCAACCACACCTCCGACCAGCATCACTGGTTCAAGGAAGCGCGGCGCGACAAGAACTCGCCCTATCGCGACTGGTATGTGTGGTCGGACAAGAAGCCAGCCGGCGCCAACAAGGGCATGGTGTTTCCCGGCGTGCAGAAATCGACATGGTCGCGCGACAAGGAAGCCGGCGCGTATTACTTCCATCGCTTCTACGATTTCCAGCCCGACCTCAACACGTCGAACCCGCACGTGCAGGCCGAGATCCTGAAGATCATGGGCTTCTGGATCCAGCTCGGCGTCTCCGGCTTCCGCATGGACGCCGTGCCGTTCGTGATAGCCACCAAGGGCGCCAAGGTGAAGAAGCCGGTCGAGCAATACGACATGCTGCGCGCGTTCCGCGAATTCCTGCAATGGCGACAGGGCGATGCCATCATCCTTGCGGAAGCCAACGTGCTGCCGGAAACCGACATGGAATATTTCGGCCGCGATGCCGACCGCATGCACATGATGTTCAACTTCCACGTCAACCAGCATCTGTTCTATGCGCTGGCATCCGGCGACTCGCGTCCGCTGGCGAAGGCGCTGAAGGCGACGAGGCCGCGGCCGGCCACGGCGCAATGGGGCCTGTTCCTGCGCAATCACGACGAGCTCGATCTCGGCCGCCTGACCAAGGCGCAGCGCGAAATCGTGTTCAAGAAATTTGGCCCCGACAAGGACATGCAGCTCTACGACCGCGGCATCCGCCGCCGCTTCGCGCCGATGCTGGGCGGCGACCGCCGTCGGCTCGAACTCGCCTACAGCTTGATGTGCACGCTGCCGGGCACGCCCGTGATCCGCTACGGCGACGAGATCGCGATGGGCGACGATCTCGCGCTGCCCGAGCGCAATTGCGCGCGCACGCCGATGCAATGGTCGACCGAGCCGCATGGCGGCTTCACCAAGAGCGACAAGCCGGCCTGCCCGGTCATCGACAAGGGCCCTTACGGCTACCCGCATGTCAACGTCGCCAAACAGCGACGCGATCCCAACTCGATGCTGAACTGGACCGAACGCATCGTCCGCATGCGCAAGGAGGTGCCGGAGATCGGCTGGGGCGATTTCGCGATCATTCCGACACGCGACCCCGCCGTGTTCATCATGCGTTACGACTGGCGCAACAATTCCGTGCTGTTCTTGCACAATCTGGATGAGATGCCGCGCGAGATCGCGTTCTCGGCGGGGCTGCCTGGCGATGCCGGCGCGCACCTGATCAACCTGCTCGCGGAGGATCACAGCCACGCCGACAAGCGCGGCCAGCATCGCGTCGTGCTGGAGCCCTACGGCTATCGCTGGTACCGCGTCGGCGGGCTGGATTATCTGCTGAAGCGCAGCGACATCGACGAGAATACGGTGCGGGGCAAGAAGCATCCCGGGTAG
- a CDS encoding ActS/PrrB/RegB family redox-sensitive histidine kinase encodes MTEIAASDFRHAQRHIRLDTILRLRWLAVLGQLAAIFIVAQGLEFNVEIVPCVSIIALSAALNLALQTASNPMQRLEPMQAAGLLALNIVELAGLLFFTGGLQNPFSYLFLAPVLISATALPARFTFGLGLLAVACASVLFFFHLPLPWDSDDPLVLPPIYLVGVWLSIVLAIGVTSLYSFQVTEEARKLADALAATELVLTREQHLTQLDGLAAAAAHELGTPLATIFLISRELEKTVKEPIFAADLKTLREQTQRCRDILSKITQLSSEGAPFDRMKLSELIEEVVAPHRDFGVDIKVRIAVAVVAEPVGSRNPAILYGVGNIVENAVDFAHTTVEVNAWWNKDTIEIVISDDGPGIPPDILNRIGEPYLSRRRNLDDSGGERRGLGLGVFIARTLLERTGAKVSFTNRTFPEHGAVVHINWPRERFEAIETLEETIG; translated from the coding sequence ATGACCGAAATCGCCGCTTCCGACTTTCGCCACGCGCAGCGGCATATCCGCCTGGACACGATCCTGCGGCTGCGCTGGCTCGCGGTGCTCGGGCAGCTTGCCGCGATCTTCATCGTGGCGCAGGGGCTGGAGTTCAATGTCGAGATCGTCCCCTGCGTCAGCATCATCGCCCTGTCGGCCGCGCTCAATCTGGCGCTCCAGACCGCGTCCAATCCGATGCAGCGGCTGGAGCCGATGCAGGCGGCCGGACTGCTCGCGCTGAACATCGTGGAGCTGGCGGGGCTGTTGTTCTTCACCGGCGGACTGCAAAACCCGTTCTCGTACCTGTTCCTCGCGCCCGTGCTGATCTCGGCCACTGCGCTGCCGGCCCGCTTCACCTTCGGTCTCGGCCTGCTCGCGGTGGCCTGCGCTTCGGTCCTGTTCTTCTTCCATCTGCCACTGCCCTGGGATTCCGACGATCCGCTGGTGCTGCCGCCGATCTATCTCGTCGGCGTCTGGCTCTCGATCGTGCTCGCGATCGGCGTCACCAGCCTCTACTCTTTCCAGGTGACGGAGGAGGCGCGCAAGCTCGCCGACGCGCTGGCTGCGACCGAGCTGGTGCTGACGCGCGAGCAGCATCTGACCCAGCTGGACGGCCTGGCTGCCGCCGCCGCGCACGAGCTCGGCACGCCGCTCGCGACCATCTTCCTGATCTCGCGCGAGCTGGAAAAGACGGTGAAGGAGCCGATCTTCGCCGCCGACCTGAAGACCCTGCGCGAGCAGACCCAGCGCTGCCGCGACATATTGAGCAAGATCACCCAGCTTTCCTCCGAAGGCGCGCCGTTCGACCGCATGAAGCTGTCGGAGCTGATCGAGGAGGTGGTGGCGCCGCACCGCGATTTCGGCGTCGACATCAAGGTGCGGATCGCGGTCGCCGTCGTGGCCGAGCCCGTCGGCTCGCGCAACCCGGCGATCCTCTACGGCGTCGGCAACATCGTCGAGAACGCGGTGGATTTCGCCCACACCACGGTCGAGGTGAATGCTTGGTGGAACAAGGACACGATCGAGATCGTGATTTCCGACGACGGCCCGGGCATTCCGCCCGATATCCTTAACCGGATCGGCGAGCCCTATCTGTCGCGGCGGCGCAATCTGGATGACAGCGGCGGCGAGCGGCGCGGGCTCGGACTCGGCGTGTTCATCGCGCGCACCTTGCTGGAACGCACCGGCGCCAAGGTCTCGTTTACCAATCGGACCTTTCCTGAACACGGCGCGGTGGTCCACATCAATTGGCCGAGAGAGCGTTTTGAGGCTATCGAGACGCTCGAAGAAACAATAGGATAG
- a CDS encoding ABC transporter permease: MTDISLHRGISAHRIGAMILRYWYLLMSSWPRLLELLYWPALQVVTWGFLQLYIAENANFFARAGGTLIGAVILWDILFRGQLGFSISFLEEMWARNIGNLMMSPLKPIEFLLSLMIMSMIRLAIGVIPMTLLALFLFHFNVYALGLPLIAFFCNLIFTSWAVGIFVSGLVLRNGLGAESIVWTLMFAVMPLACVYYPVSVLPGWLQYVAWSLPPTYVFEGMRALLIEHTVRTDLMLSALAINAVLLVASFGAFLALLRSAKKHGSLLSSGE; this comes from the coding sequence ATGACCGACATCTCCCTCCATCGCGGCATCTCCGCCCACCGCATCGGCGCGATGATCCTGCGCTACTGGTACCTGTTGATGTCGTCCTGGCCGCGGCTGCTCGAGCTGCTTTACTGGCCCGCGCTCCAGGTCGTCACCTGGGGCTTTCTCCAGCTCTACATCGCCGAGAACGCCAACTTCTTCGCGCGCGCCGGCGGCACGCTGATCGGCGCCGTCATCCTCTGGGACATCCTGTTCCGCGGCCAGCTCGGCTTCTCCATCTCGTTTCTGGAGGAGATGTGGGCGCGCAACATCGGCAATCTCATGATGAGCCCCTTGAAGCCGATCGAGTTTCTGCTGTCGCTGATGATCATGAGCATGATCCGGCTCGCGATCGGCGTCATCCCGATGACGCTGCTCGCGCTGTTCCTGTTTCACTTCAACGTCTATGCCCTCGGCCTGCCGCTGATCGCGTTCTTCTGCAATCTGATCTTCACGAGCTGGGCGGTCGGCATCTTCGTCTCGGGGCTGGTGCTGCGAAACGGCCTTGGCGCCGAAAGCATCGTCTGGACCTTGATGTTCGCGGTCATGCCGCTTGCCTGCGTCTACTATCCCGTCAGCGTGCTGCCGGGATGGCTGCAGTACGTCGCCTGGTCGCTGCCGCCGACCTACGTGTTCGAGGGAATGCGGGCGCTTTTGATCGAGCACACCGTCAGGACCGATCTGATGCTGAGCGCGTTGGCCATCAATGCGGTGCTGCTGGTTGCATCTTTCGGGGCATTCCTTGCCCTTTTGCGGAGCGCCAAGAAGCACGGCTCGCTGCTCTCGAGCGGCGAATAA